The following proteins are encoded in a genomic region of Nerophis lumbriciformis linkage group LG23, RoL_Nlum_v2.1, whole genome shotgun sequence:
- the cyp4f3 gene encoding cytochrome P450 4F3 isoform X2, translating to MHKGMSLLLSALRQALLLASAGLVAVVTVWTARLLLRHVWFTRRLSCFSRPRADSWLIGHLGQSTEEGLLQVDDLVHAYKHSCSWFLGPFYHLVRLFRPDFVKPLLMAPASITVKDELIYGHLRPWLGQSLLLSNGEAWARRRRLLTPAFHFDILRNYTATFNTSADTMHEKWRRLVAEGCATIEMFDHVTLMTLDSLLKCAFSYSSKCQESRSEYVCAIEELSDLLIERRQNILHHWDWVYWKTRQGKRFKEALKIVHSFTREVVQRRRALIKTSESTDTPRRKRDFVDIILLSKDGDGRGLTDTEMEAEANTFMFAGHDTTASAICWTLYNLARHAHFQDQCRREVLELMRGREGRGIEWEDLSNLPFTTMCIREALRLHSPVQAVTRTYTQDMSLPGNRTVPKGAICLVSIYGTHHNPEVWTNPHEFDPHRFEAINQEGRSSHAYIPFSSGPRNCIGQKFALAELRVVVALTLYRFRLTPGVNPKSGSEKVRRLPQLVLRAEGGLWLQLEPLT from the exons atgcacaaag GGATGTCACTCCTCTTGTCCGCCCTCCGCCAGGCCCTGCTGTTGGCCAGCGCAGGGCTGGTTGCCGTGGTTACGGTCTGGACGGCCAGGCTGTTGCTTCGACACGTTTGGTTCACCCGCCGGCTGTCCTGCTTCAGCAGGCCTCGTGCGGACTCTTGGCTGATAGGCCACCTGGGCCAG AGCACCGAGGAAGGTCTCCTCCAGGTGGATGACTTagtgcatgcatacaaacactccTGCAGCTGGTTCCTGGGACCCTTCTATCACCTGGTCCGACTTTTCCGCCCGGACTTTGTCAAACCCCTGCTAATGGCACCTG CCAGTATCACGGTGAAAGATGAGCTCATCTACGGTCATCTGCGGCCATGGCTCG GCCAGAGTCTGTTACTGAGCAACGGGGAGGCGTGGGCCCGCCGGAGGCGTCTTCTTACCCCTGCTTTTCATTTTGACATACTGAGGAACTacactgccacatttaacaccTCAGCAGACACCATGCAT GAGAAGTGGCGCCGCCTGGTGGCGGAAGGCTGCGCTACCATCGAGATGTTTGACCATGTCACGCTCATGACTTTGGATAGTTTGCTGAAATGCGCCTTCAGCTACAGCAGCAAATGTCAGGA GTCACGCAGCGAGTACGTGTGCGCTATCGAGGAGCTGAGTGATCTTCTGATAGAGCGGCGCCAAAACATCCTGCATCACTGGGACTGGGTTTACTGGAAGACCCGGCAGGGGAAACGCTTTAAGGAGGCTTTAAAGATTGTGCACAG tttcacAAGGGAAGTGGTTCAGAGGCGCCGTGCGCTCATCAAGACGTCTGAATCCACCGACACGCCTCGCAGGAAAAGAGATTTCGTGGACATCATACTGCTCTCCAAG GACGGAGACGGACGAGGGCTAACAGACACGGAGATGGAAGCTGAGGCCAACACCTTCATGTTTGCAG GTCATGACACCACGGCCAGCGCCATCTGCTGGACGCTGTATAACCTAGCACGCCACGCGCACTTTCAAGACCAGTGTcggagggaggtgctggagctgATGCGTGGGCGTGAGGGTCGGGGAATAGAGTG GGAAGATCTGTCCAACCTTCCTTTCACCACCATGTGCATCAGGGAGGCACTGAGGCTGCACTCGCCGGTCCAGGCCGTGACCAGGACGTACACTCAGGACATGTCCCTACCAGGGAACAGGACCGTTCCAAAGG GTGCCATCTGTTTAGTCAGTATTTACGGGACACACCACAACCCTGAAGTTTGGACAAATCCACAT GAGTTTGATCCTCATCGATTTGAAGCCATCAACCAAGAGGGACGCTCATCCCATGCCTATATTCCCTTCTCCTCAGGCCCCAG GAACTGCATTGGTCAGAAGTTTGCACTTGCAGAGCTCCGTGTTGTGGTGGCATTGACCCTGTATCGGTTCCGCCTGACCCCAGGGGTGAACCCCAAATCCGGCTCGGAGAAGGTTCGCCGTCTTCCCCAGCTTGTGCTGCGTGCGGAGGGCGGCCTCTGGCTGCAGCTGGAGCCTCTGACCTGA
- the cyp4f3 gene encoding cytochrome P450 4F3 isoform X1, producing the protein MHKGMSLLLSALRQALLLASAGLVAVVTVWTARLLLRHVWFTRRLSCFSRPRADSWLIGHLGQMQSTEEGLLQVDDLVHAYKHSCSWFLGPFYHLVRLFRPDFVKPLLMAPASITVKDELIYGHLRPWLGQSLLLSNGEAWARRRRLLTPAFHFDILRNYTATFNTSADTMHEKWRRLVAEGCATIEMFDHVTLMTLDSLLKCAFSYSSKCQESRSEYVCAIEELSDLLIERRQNILHHWDWVYWKTRQGKRFKEALKIVHSFTREVVQRRRALIKTSESTDTPRRKRDFVDIILLSKDGDGRGLTDTEMEAEANTFMFAGHDTTASAICWTLYNLARHAHFQDQCRREVLELMRGREGRGIEWEDLSNLPFTTMCIREALRLHSPVQAVTRTYTQDMSLPGNRTVPKGAICLVSIYGTHHNPEVWTNPHEFDPHRFEAINQEGRSSHAYIPFSSGPRNCIGQKFALAELRVVVALTLYRFRLTPGVNPKSGSEKVRRLPQLVLRAEGGLWLQLEPLT; encoded by the exons atgcacaaag GGATGTCACTCCTCTTGTCCGCCCTCCGCCAGGCCCTGCTGTTGGCCAGCGCAGGGCTGGTTGCCGTGGTTACGGTCTGGACGGCCAGGCTGTTGCTTCGACACGTTTGGTTCACCCGCCGGCTGTCCTGCTTCAGCAGGCCTCGTGCGGACTCTTGGCTGATAGGCCACCTGGGCCAG ATGCAGAGCACCGAGGAAGGTCTCCTCCAGGTGGATGACTTagtgcatgcatacaaacactccTGCAGCTGGTTCCTGGGACCCTTCTATCACCTGGTCCGACTTTTCCGCCCGGACTTTGTCAAACCCCTGCTAATGGCACCTG CCAGTATCACGGTGAAAGATGAGCTCATCTACGGTCATCTGCGGCCATGGCTCG GCCAGAGTCTGTTACTGAGCAACGGGGAGGCGTGGGCCCGCCGGAGGCGTCTTCTTACCCCTGCTTTTCATTTTGACATACTGAGGAACTacactgccacatttaacaccTCAGCAGACACCATGCAT GAGAAGTGGCGCCGCCTGGTGGCGGAAGGCTGCGCTACCATCGAGATGTTTGACCATGTCACGCTCATGACTTTGGATAGTTTGCTGAAATGCGCCTTCAGCTACAGCAGCAAATGTCAGGA GTCACGCAGCGAGTACGTGTGCGCTATCGAGGAGCTGAGTGATCTTCTGATAGAGCGGCGCCAAAACATCCTGCATCACTGGGACTGGGTTTACTGGAAGACCCGGCAGGGGAAACGCTTTAAGGAGGCTTTAAAGATTGTGCACAG tttcacAAGGGAAGTGGTTCAGAGGCGCCGTGCGCTCATCAAGACGTCTGAATCCACCGACACGCCTCGCAGGAAAAGAGATTTCGTGGACATCATACTGCTCTCCAAG GACGGAGACGGACGAGGGCTAACAGACACGGAGATGGAAGCTGAGGCCAACACCTTCATGTTTGCAG GTCATGACACCACGGCCAGCGCCATCTGCTGGACGCTGTATAACCTAGCACGCCACGCGCACTTTCAAGACCAGTGTcggagggaggtgctggagctgATGCGTGGGCGTGAGGGTCGGGGAATAGAGTG GGAAGATCTGTCCAACCTTCCTTTCACCACCATGTGCATCAGGGAGGCACTGAGGCTGCACTCGCCGGTCCAGGCCGTGACCAGGACGTACACTCAGGACATGTCCCTACCAGGGAACAGGACCGTTCCAAAGG GTGCCATCTGTTTAGTCAGTATTTACGGGACACACCACAACCCTGAAGTTTGGACAAATCCACAT GAGTTTGATCCTCATCGATTTGAAGCCATCAACCAAGAGGGACGCTCATCCCATGCCTATATTCCCTTCTCCTCAGGCCCCAG GAACTGCATTGGTCAGAAGTTTGCACTTGCAGAGCTCCGTGTTGTGGTGGCATTGACCCTGTATCGGTTCCGCCTGACCCCAGGGGTGAACCCCAAATCCGGCTCGGAGAAGGTTCGCCGTCTTCCCCAGCTTGTGCTGCGTGCGGAGGGCGGCCTCTGGCTGCAGCTGGAGCCTCTGACCTGA